One region of Polaribacter pectinis genomic DNA includes:
- a CDS encoding alpha/beta hydrolase encodes MKNIIILCLMLFIISCKSESKENKKEEKKVDNISAKVLEDAVLTAGKLIRVDSFPTKHITPRPVDVWLPENYSDEKKYAVLYMHDGQMLFDETTTWNKQEWKIDEVASKLMKEGVTKEFIVVGIHNIAALRWLDLYPEKAMNFLTKEELERVKSLSNNDFTLEDLNGDEYLKFLVEDLKPYIDKTYSVYTNKENTFVAGSSMGGLMSMYAISQYPDVFEGAACISTHWVGAKPIENNPLPNSILTYLEKNLPDVKTHKMYFDYGNKTLDQFYPVYAPKVDSIFLNNGFTEANFKNLFFEGTDHSEISWQKRIDIPLTFLLKK; translated from the coding sequence ATGAAAAATATAATTATTCTTTGTTTAATGCTGTTTATTATTTCTTGTAAATCAGAAAGTAAGGAGAATAAGAAAGAAGAAAAAAAGGTTGATAATATTTCTGCAAAAGTACTAGAAGATGCTGTATTAACCGCAGGAAAATTAATAAGAGTAGATTCTTTTCCTACAAAACACATTACTCCAAGACCTGTAGATGTTTGGTTACCAGAAAATTATTCTGATGAAAAAAAATATGCAGTTTTATACATGCACGATGGTCAAATGTTGTTTGATGAAACCACTACTTGGAATAAGCAAGAATGGAAAATAGATGAAGTTGCATCAAAATTAATGAAAGAAGGTGTTACTAAAGAATTTATAGTTGTTGGTATTCACAATATTGCAGCATTAAGATGGTTGGACTTGTATCCAGAAAAAGCCATGAATTTTTTAACAAAAGAAGAGTTAGAAAGGGTTAAAAGTTTATCGAATAATGATTTTACTTTAGAAGATTTAAATGGTGATGAATATTTAAAATTTTTAGTTGAAGATTTAAAACCTTATATAGACAAAACATATTCTGTTTACACAAATAAAGAAAACACATTTGTGGCTGGTTCTTCAATGGGTGGCTTAATGTCCATGTACGCAATTTCTCAATATCCAGACGTTTTTGAAGGTGCAGCTTGTATTTCTACACATTGGGTTGGCGCAAAACCAATAGAGAATAATCCATTACCAAATTCAATTCTTACTTATTTAGAAAAGAATCTTCCTGATGTAAAAACACATAAAATGTATTTTGATTATGGTAATAAAACTTTAGATCAGTTTTATCCTGTTTATGCACCCAAAGTTGATTCTATTTTTCTAAATAACGGATTTACAGAAGCAAATTTCAAAAACTTATTTTTTGAAGGAACAGATCATTCAGAAATTTCTTGGCAAAAAAGAATAGATATACCATTAACATTTTTACTGAAAAAATAA
- a CDS encoding glycoside hydrolase family 13 protein — translation MKNFIIIPFVILFLACNSSTEKKISKEQMPVSNTMLERVEPPNWWVNFKDSSLQLLVKENNIGDFTPSISYAGVTIDKFHKARSENYLFIDILIEKNTNPGKFDIVFTSEKGLKKTHTYELKSRVKSAEDYVGFNSSDAIYLITPDRFANADESTDVIKNLKDTSLDRTDGYKRHGGDLKGIINHIDYISNLGFTTVWPTPVLLNDMARGSYHGYAITDYYTVDPRFGTMADYKKLADDLREKGMKLIMDQVANHCGLEHWWMKDIPFDDWVNNQKNYEDNIDNWGWESNIGSNHRRTTNQDFYASESDKKGNNEGWFVADMPDLNQRNPFMAKYIIQNSIWWIETLGLGGIRQDTYPYPDKDFMSDWAGAIMAEYPNFSIVGEEWSYNPLLVGYWQKGANNKDGYESNLKSPMDFPMQKAIIDGINEEESWDKGLVKLYEGLANDFHYTTPKDIMVFLDNHDKSRLYTEVKEDAAKAKMAFSYMLLLPRIPQVYYGTEILMDDSANPGDHGLIRTDFPGGFKGDKINAFTGTGLSEKQKDMQSFVSKLLNYRKNSKAIHDGKTIHFAPFMGTYFLFRILNDEIVVHIINKNDKPITIDLKRYAEIGLEGKTLKNLISGHDYIWGDSMELKNKGSIILTTKK, via the coding sequence ATGAAAAATTTTATCATTATACCATTTGTAATCTTATTTTTAGCATGTAATTCATCAACAGAAAAAAAAATAAGTAAAGAACAAATGCCAGTTTCAAATACTATGTTAGAAAGAGTAGAACCGCCAAATTGGTGGGTAAATTTTAAAGACTCTTCACTACAATTGTTAGTTAAAGAAAATAATATTGGAGATTTTACGCCAAGTATTTCTTACGCTGGGGTAACTATTGATAAATTTCACAAAGCAAGAAGTGAAAATTATTTATTTATTGATATTTTAATAGAGAAAAATACAAATCCTGGAAAGTTTGATATTGTTTTTACTTCGGAAAAAGGATTAAAAAAAACACATACTTACGAGTTAAAATCTAGAGTAAAATCTGCAGAAGATTATGTTGGTTTTAATAGTTCTGATGCTATTTATTTAATTACACCAGATCGTTTTGCAAATGCAGACGAATCTACAGATGTTATCAAAAATTTAAAAGATACTTCTTTAGATAGAACAGATGGTTACAAACGTCATGGTGGAGATTTAAAAGGAATAATAAATCATATAGATTACATATCTAATTTAGGTTTTACTACTGTTTGGCCAACACCAGTTTTATTAAATGATATGGCTAGAGGTTCCTATCATGGTTATGCAATTACAGATTATTACACAGTAGACCCTCGTTTTGGAACCATGGCCGATTATAAAAAGTTAGCAGATGATTTAAGAGAAAAAGGCATGAAACTCATCATGGATCAAGTTGCAAATCATTGTGGTTTAGAACATTGGTGGATGAAAGATATTCCTTTTGATGATTGGGTAAATAACCAAAAAAACTACGAAGATAATATCGATAATTGGGGTTGGGAATCTAATATCGGTTCTAATCACAGAAGAACTACAAATCAAGATTTTTACGCTTCAGAGTCAGATAAAAAAGGAAATAACGAAGGTTGGTTTGTTGCAGATATGCCTGACCTAAATCAGAGAAATCCATTTATGGCAAAATACATTATTCAGAATAGTATTTGGTGGATAGAAACGTTAGGTTTAGGTGGAATTAGACAAGACACTTACCCTTATCCAGATAAAGATTTTATGTCTGATTGGGCAGGAGCAATTATGGCAGAATACCCAAATTTTTCTATTGTTGGCGAAGAATGGAGTTACAACCCATTATTGGTTGGTTATTGGCAAAAAGGTGCAAATAATAAAGACGGTTATGAGTCTAATTTAAAATCACCAATGGATTTTCCAATGCAAAAAGCTATAATAGATGGTATAAATGAAGAAGAATCTTGGGACAAAGGTTTGGTGAAATTGTATGAAGGTTTGGCAAACGACTTTCATTATACAACACCAAAAGATATTATGGTTTTTTTAGACAATCATGATAAAAGTAGGTTATACACAGAAGTAAAAGAAGATGCAGCCAAAGCTAAAATGGCGTTCAGTTATATGTTATTGTTGCCAAGAATTCCACAAGTTTATTACGGAACAGAAATTTTAATGGACGATTCTGCAAATCCTGGAGATCATGGCTTAATTAGAACAGATTTTCCTGGAGGTTTTAAAGGAGATAAAATAAACGCATTTACTGGAACTGGTTTGTCTGAAAAGCAAAAAGACATGCAGAGTTTTGTGTCTAAATTACTAAACTACAGAAAAAATAGTAAGGCAATTCATGATGGTAAAACCATTCACTTTGCACCTTTTATGGGAACTTACTTTTTGTTTAGAATTTTAAATGATGAAATTGTTGTGCATATAATCAACAAAAATGATAAACCAATTACAATCGACTTAAAAAGATACGCAGAAATTGGTTTAGAAGGGAAAACTTTAAAAAACCTTATTTCTGGGCATGATTATATTTGGGGAGATTCTATGGAATTAAAAAACAAAGGAAGTATCATTTTAACCACAAAAAAGTAA